A genomic stretch from Spirochaetota bacterium includes:
- a CDS encoding acyl-CoA dehydrogenase → MILLNPKKYNVTFPDKESEDIMKKTIQFFENKGLKKVLDDDHNCVWYDDFLQFQKENQIFAKLFTPKGYGDKDSHWNTWRIVNFAEILGFYGLAYWYTFQVSQLGLGPIWIGKNEEVKQKAAKLLKEGAIFAFGLSEKEHGADIYSSDMMLYPNGDGTYRANGDKYYIGNANKAALVSTFGKIADTGDYVFFVVDSQHPKFECIKNVIHSQSYVAEYALHDYPITEADILDKGRDAWDASLNTINICKFNLGWGSIGIATHCFYEALNHAAHRNLYGKYVTEFPHIKQFFVDAYTRLVAMKLFALRATDYMRSANENDKRYLLYNPMVKMKVTTQGEEVINLLWDIIAAKGFEKDTYFHMAARDIRALPKLEGTVHVNMALIIKFMFNYFFNPKEFPEVPQRLDATNDDFLFNQGPTKGLGKIQFHDYNIAYNSVNLPNVEIFKKQINAFKDFMMGATPDQKQAEDIDFLLSIGELFTLVAYGQLILENKKIYNVEDDMIDQVFDFMIRDFSKFALQIYSKTSSTAKQQELCLKMIQKPVVDHDRYNRVLEKYVYSLVDAYQMNE, encoded by the coding sequence ATGATTCTTTTAAATCCAAAAAAGTACAATGTCACATTTCCCGACAAAGAGTCGGAAGACATTATGAAAAAAACCATACAGTTTTTTGAAAACAAAGGATTAAAAAAGGTTCTGGATGATGATCACAACTGTGTGTGGTACGATGATTTCTTGCAGTTTCAGAAGGAAAATCAGATTTTTGCTAAACTCTTTACACCAAAAGGGTATGGCGATAAGGACAGCCACTGGAATACCTGGCGCATTGTCAACTTTGCTGAAATTTTAGGATTTTACGGGCTTGCATACTGGTATACATTCCAGGTTTCGCAATTGGGTCTTGGGCCAATATGGATTGGCAAAAATGAGGAAGTTAAACAGAAGGCAGCCAAACTTTTGAAAGAGGGTGCAATCTTTGCATTTGGCCTGTCCGAAAAGGAACATGGCGCTGACATCTATTCAAGCGATATGATGCTGTACCCCAATGGTGATGGCACCTACCGCGCAAATGGCGACAAGTACTACATTGGCAATGCCAACAAAGCTGCGCTGGTGTCAACATTTGGTAAAATTGCTGATACTGGTGACTATGTGTTCTTTGTGGTGGATTCACAGCATCCAAAATTTGAATGTATTAAAAACGTTATTCACAGTCAGTCATATGTTGCTGAGTATGCGCTGCATGATTATCCAATCACCGAAGCCGATATCCTTGATAAAGGCAGAGATGCATGGGATGCATCGCTTAATACTATTAATATCTGTAAATTCAATTTAGGTTGGGGTTCAATTGGCATTGCAACACATTGTTTTTATGAAGCGTTGAATCACGCTGCACACCGTAACCTGTACGGCAAGTACGTTACCGAATTTCCGCACATCAAGCAGTTCTTTGTTGATGCATACACACGGCTTGTTGCAATGAAATTATTTGCTCTGCGTGCAACTGACTATATGCGAAGCGCCAATGAAAATGACAAGCGGTATTTGCTGTATAATCCAATGGTTAAGATGAAAGTCACCACACAGGGTGAAGAGGTTATCAACTTACTGTGGGATATCATAGCTGCAAAAGGTTTTGAAAAGGATACCTACTTCCATATGGCTGCTCGTGATATCAGGGCATTGCCAAAATTAGAGGGAACAGTTCATGTTAACATGGCGCTGATTATCAAGTTCATGTTCAATTACTTCTTTAATCCAAAAGAATTCCCTGAAGTACCGCAGAGATTAGATGCTACCAACGACGATTTCCTCTTCAATCAGGGTCCAACAAAAGGATTGGGCAAGATTCAGTTCCACGATTACAACATTGCGTATAACAGCGTGAACCTGCCCAACGTTGAGATCTTCAAAAAGCAGATCAACGCATTCAAGGATTTCATGATGGGTGCAACACCTGACCAGAAACAGGCTGAGGACATTGACTTTTTATTGTCAATTGGTGAGCTCTTTACACTGGTGGCATATGGTCAGCTTATTTTAGAAAATAAGAAGATCTACAATGTTGAAGATGATATGATTGATCAGGTTTTTGATTTCATGATCAGGGATTTTTCAAAGTTTGCATTACAGATTTATTCCAAGACAAGCAGCACTGCCAAGCAGCAGGAGCTTTGCTTAAAGATGATTCAGAAGCCTGTGGTTGACCATGACAGGTATAACCGAGTACTTGAAAAATATGTGTATTCACTGGTTGATGCATATCAAATGAATGAGTAA
- a CDS encoding phosphate ABC transporter substrate-binding protein, with amino-acid sequence MKIQSYITLCILFIVTVFIVSCSKEAKEKVVVKGSTTVLPVTQKAAEAFYEKNKIVITLSGTGSGDGIKSLIDGSCDIANSSREMHAEELALAKRKGEIIKEVAIAFDMIVPIVHPSNPVSNLTLHQLKAIYEGSVKNWKDVGGNDETIVVISRDSSSGTFEVWESKVMKHADVRKDALLQASNGAILQTVSQNPKAIGYVGYGYLNDRVKPLYVNNVEPTIENGKSGKYPIARKLYMYVNEVKIKPAAQEFIDFMLSLEGQAIVKEAGFIPIK; translated from the coding sequence ATGAAAATACAAAGCTACATAACGCTATGCATACTATTTATTGTAACAGTATTTATTGTATCGTGTTCAAAAGAAGCTAAGGAAAAAGTAGTGGTTAAAGGTTCAACCACCGTGTTACCCGTTACTCAAAAAGCTGCCGAAGCATTTTATGAAAAGAATAAAATTGTGATAACCCTTTCAGGCACTGGCTCTGGTGATGGCATAAAGTCGCTCATTGATGGTAGCTGTGATATTGCAAACTCTTCACGCGAAATGCATGCAGAAGAGTTAGCGCTTGCAAAGCGTAAGGGTGAAATCATCAAAGAAGTTGCTATTGCATTTGATATGATAGTGCCTATTGTGCATCCTTCAAATCCGGTGTCCAACCTTACCTTGCATCAGCTTAAAGCAATTTATGAAGGGTCGGTAAAAAACTGGAAGGATGTTGGTGGCAATGATGAAACCATTGTGGTTATATCCCGTGATTCAAGCTCTGGAACCTTTGAGGTGTGGGAATCCAAAGTAATGAAACATGCTGACGTGCGTAAAGATGCATTGCTGCAGGCTTCAAATGGGGCAATTTTGCAGACGGTTTCACAAAATCCAAAGGCAATTGGATATGTGGGATATGGCTACCTTAATGATAGAGTCAAGCCGCTATATGTGAATAATGTAGAGCCAACCATAGAAAATGGGAAAAGCGGAAAATACCCCATAGCACGCAAACTCTATATGTATGTCAATGAAGTCAAAATAAAGCCTGCCGCTCAAGAATTTATAGACTTTATGCTTTCTTTAGAAGGACAGGCGATAGTTAAAGAGGCAGGTTTTATTCCTATTAAATAA
- a CDS encoding phosphate ABC transporter substrate-binding protein: MKVKSFLIFMVLAIVSSLSIGFSQTKGGKVVIKGSTTVLPIAQKALEAFYEKTKIVISLSGTGSGDGIKSLIDGSCDIANSSREMKKEEWDMAKSKGEKIKEVAIAYDMIVPIVHQSNPVKNLSMAQLKAIYEGAITNWSQVGGNNERIVVISRDSSSGTFEVWESKVMKKSEVRKDALLQASNGAIISVVSKNKRAIGYVGYGYLDDKVKALTVNGVEPTIPNGKSGAYPIARKLYMYVNEVKIKPEAQAFIDFILSKEGQQIVKAAGFIPLTD, translated from the coding sequence ATGAAGGTCAAGAGTTTTTTAATTTTCATGGTACTAGCGATAGTAAGCTCATTATCAATTGGTTTTTCACAAACAAAAGGGGGAAAGGTAGTCATTAAAGGCTCAACTACCGTATTACCCATTGCCCAGAAAGCACTGGAAGCTTTCTATGAAAAAACAAAGATTGTGATAAGTCTTTCAGGTACAGGTTCTGGTGATGGTATAAAGTCGCTTATAGATGGTAGCTGTGATATAGCAAATTCTTCACGGGAAATGAAGAAGGAAGAATGGGATATGGCAAAATCCAAAGGTGAAAAGATTAAAGAAGTTGCTATTGCGTATGATATGATAGTTCCTATTGTTCATCAATCAAATCCTGTAAAAAATTTGTCAATGGCTCAGCTTAAAGCCATCTATGAAGGCGCTATAACTAACTGGAGCCAGGTGGGTGGCAACAATGAAAGGATAGTTGTAATATCCCGTGATTCAAGTTCAGGAACGTTTGAAGTGTGGGAATCAAAGGTTATGAAGAAATCTGAAGTGCGCAAGGATGCGTTATTGCAGGCTTCCAATGGTGCAATTATATCCGTTGTATCAAAGAATAAACGTGCAATTGGATATGTTGGATACGGATACTTAGATGACAAAGTAAAAGCACTTACTGTAAATGGAGTAGAACCAACTATACCTAACGGGAAATCGGGTGCGTACCCAATAGCACGAAAGTTGTACATGTATGTCAATGAGGTAAAAATAAAACCTGAAGCGCAGGCATTTATTGATTTTATCCTTTCAAAAGAAGGACAACAGATTGTAAAAGCAGCAGGTTTTATACCACTAACTGATTGA
- the pstB gene encoding phosphate ABC transporter ATP-binding protein PstB, whose translation MSESTVKVKAQNLSFFYGNNQALFDINLTVQANTVMALIGPSGCGKSTFLRCINRMNDIIPYTKIEGQLTIDGESIYHTKYDVTQLRRRVGMVFQKSNPFPKSIFDNIAYGLKINGIKDRYTIERIVEDSLKRTALWDEVKDRLHTSAMSLSGGQQQRLCIARTIAVQPEIILMDEPASALDPISTQKIEELIQDLKKQYTIIIVTHNMQQAARVSDYTAFFYMGKLIEVNKTEIMFTKPEKQMTENYITGKFG comes from the coding sequence ATGTCCGAAAGCACAGTAAAAGTTAAAGCCCAGAATCTTTCTTTTTTCTATGGGAATAATCAGGCATTATTCGATATCAATTTAACCGTACAGGCAAACACAGTTATGGCATTGATTGGCCCTTCTGGATGTGGTAAATCAACATTTCTTCGCTGCATCAACAGAATGAATGACATTATACCCTATACAAAAATTGAAGGCCAGTTAACCATAGATGGCGAATCCATATACCATACTAAATACGATGTCACACAACTTCGTAGACGCGTTGGTATGGTTTTTCAAAAATCAAACCCATTTCCAAAATCAATTTTTGACAATATAGCGTATGGTTTAAAAATAAATGGTATAAAAGATAGATATACCATTGAGCGTATCGTGGAAGACTCTCTGAAACGCACGGCACTGTGGGATGAAGTTAAAGATAGGCTGCATACTTCGGCCATGAGCCTGTCAGGTGGGCAGCAGCAGCGCCTGTGCATTGCTCGAACTATTGCAGTGCAACCCGAGATTATTTTAATGGATGAGCCAGCTTCAGCCCTTGACCCCATATCAACGCAAAAAATTGAAGAGCTTATTCAGGATTTGAAGAAGCAGTACACCATTATTATTGTAACCCACAACATGCAGCAGGCAGCGCGCGTGAGCGATTATACCGCTTTCTTTTACATGGGAAAACTTATTGAAGTCAATAAAACCGAAATCATGTTTACAAAACCAGAAAAACAGATGACTGAAAATTATATAACGGGAAAATTTGGATAA
- the phoU gene encoding phosphate signaling complex protein PhoU has translation MPTHLEQELNDLLRKILEMADIAIEAVADAVQSLKTIDVKLAEKVIQKDSVLDQLEIVIDEECGRILVTKQPAAGDLRLILAILKSNTDLERIGDLATNIAKETIRLEGKSLLKPLIDIPRMTEICIKMIKLAFQAITEKNIDYAKQCIATDKEVDELNMQINRELFSFMVENPATISPAFGLIMVAKALERIGDHATNIAERAIYYIEGEDIRHQE, from the coding sequence ATGCCAACCCATTTAGAACAGGAACTCAATGACTTACTGCGCAAAATACTTGAGATGGCAGACATTGCTATAGAAGCTGTTGCTGATGCTGTACAGTCACTAAAAACTATAGATGTGAAGTTAGCAGAAAAAGTGATACAAAAAGATTCAGTACTTGACCAATTGGAGATAGTTATTGATGAAGAATGTGGCAGGATTTTAGTAACCAAACAACCAGCAGCAGGTGATCTCAGGCTTATACTGGCAATCTTAAAATCAAACACTGACTTAGAGCGTATTGGTGATTTAGCAACCAACATTGCAAAAGAAACAATACGGCTTGAAGGAAAATCACTTTTAAAACCACTTATCGATATTCCCCGCATGACAGAAATTTGCATCAAGATGATAAAGTTAGCATTTCAGGCAATTACTGAAAAAAACATAGACTATGCAAAACAGTGTATAGCAACTGATAAAGAAGTGGATGAGCTCAATATGCAGATAAACCGTGAGCTATTTAGCTTTATGGTAGAAAATCCAGCAACCATTTCACCTGCATTTGGCCTTATCATGGTAGCAAAAGCATTGGAACGCATTGGCGATCATGCAACGAACATCGCTGAACGAGCCATATACTACATAGAAGGTGAAGACATTCGTCATCAGGAGTAG
- a CDS encoding response regulator transcription factor, translating into MPKIYVVDDEKDIREILKVNLQKNGYDVSTFASAEEVLKQLTIAKPDLLILDIMMSGMDGLDLCKHIRASNTLKDIPILFLSAKSAELDKVLGLELGADDYLTKPFSIHELIARVKAILRRVQGKEEVPKEVLTYKGIVLHPEKFSVTIDKNPIDLTKTEFLILKLFMQYPGKIFSRDNIIDSIRGDNVYVIDRTVDVHIMNLRKKLGHYKDAIKTYSGVGYGLKG; encoded by the coding sequence ATGCCAAAAATATATGTAGTTGACGACGAAAAGGACATTCGTGAAATACTGAAAGTCAATCTTCAAAAAAATGGCTATGATGTTAGTACATTTGCTTCAGCTGAAGAGGTCCTTAAACAATTAACTATCGCCAAACCTGATCTTTTAATACTTGATATTATGATGAGTGGCATGGATGGATTGGATTTGTGCAAACACATCAGGGCATCCAATACACTAAAAGATATACCCATTTTATTTCTTTCAGCAAAATCAGCAGAACTTGACAAAGTGCTGGGACTTGAGTTAGGGGCTGATGATTACCTAACAAAGCCATTCAGTATTCATGAACTCATTGCCCGTGTTAAAGCAATACTGCGGCGTGTCCAGGGGAAGGAAGAAGTGCCTAAAGAAGTTTTAACCTATAAAGGCATTGTACTGCATCCTGAAAAATTTTCAGTAACTATCGACAAAAACCCCATAGACCTTACAAAGACTGAATTCCTTATCCTTAAACTTTTTATGCAATATCCTGGTAAAATTTTTTCCCGTGACAACATCATCGACAGCATCCGCGGCGACAATGTCTATGTCATTGACAGAACCGTTGATGTGCATATTATGAATCTTAGAAAAAAATTAGGACATTACAAGGATGCAATTAAAACCTATTCTGGCGTTGGGTATGGATTAAAAGGGTAA
- a CDS encoding ATP-binding protein has translation MFKSLKTKLIVVYSVALVCFIFFLLIYSSSHIHKEFTVFLKTELQQSIDYINTYCQSFHKPINKQFFSYEIVTALKNLSYKSSLRITIINNDGTVLFDTDANPESMENHLYRPEILEARKKGTGMASRFSNTVGADMLYVASYYNYFYIRTAKSMSTINALIESITRNIIIAGIIILIISITVTAIFATAFTRPIKESLHFINTFFNGNLHARILNYKDDEMGYLQRAMNTLADNIQQRIIELTNEKNKLFMIIENIHDPIALIDENKKIVIYNKAFANCFEYPESLTDKYYFTVIRHSELNAKIYVAFSQKQKISFEETIDGKYFQIFIYPFAEPATGILLLMHDVTEQKRIQQLKSDLVGNLSHELKTPISIIRGYLETIKDNICDQKTAEQFIENALINVERQNAIINDMLKLNQLETSSFITNESIDLKKIITQCVELLSPKIQKKNLAIVIDIQSLPQSITGNAFLAEEIFFNLIDNAINYNNQGGSITITAHKESKLLSISIADTGVGIPPDEIPRIFERFYRVDKSRSRETGGTGLGLSIVKHAALILGWTVEATSSSSGSTFTIIIPSA, from the coding sequence ATGTTTAAAAGTCTTAAAACAAAATTAATTGTTGTATACTCTGTAGCACTGGTATGCTTTATTTTTTTTCTTCTCATTTACAGTAGTAGCCATATACACAAAGAATTTACTGTATTCTTAAAAACTGAATTGCAGCAAAGTATTGATTACATTAATACTTACTGCCAGTCATTTCACAAACCCATTAACAAACAATTTTTTTCTTATGAGATAGTAACCGCTTTAAAAAATCTATCCTATAAAAGTTCCCTGCGCATAACCATTATTAACAATGATGGCACCGTACTTTTTGACACCGACGCCAACCCTGAATCAATGGAAAACCATCTGTATCGCCCCGAGATACTGGAAGCAAGAAAGAAAGGTACTGGTATGGCAAGTAGATTCAGTAATACAGTTGGTGCCGATATGTTATACGTTGCTTCATATTATAATTACTTCTATATTCGCACTGCAAAATCAATGTCTACTATCAATGCACTTATAGAGTCAATTACCAGAAATATCATCATTGCTGGAATCATCATCCTAATTATCAGCATTACCGTAACAGCAATTTTTGCTACTGCTTTCACACGACCTATAAAAGAATCATTACACTTTATTAATACATTTTTTAACGGCAACCTACATGCGCGCATACTCAATTATAAAGATGATGAAATGGGCTACTTACAAAGAGCAATGAACACGCTTGCCGACAATATTCAGCAGCGTATTATAGAACTTACCAATGAAAAAAATAAACTCTTCATGATTATAGAAAACATCCATGACCCAATTGCGCTTATCGATGAAAATAAAAAAATTGTTATTTATAACAAAGCATTTGCAAACTGTTTTGAATATCCTGAAAGTTTAACAGATAAATACTACTTCACTGTTATCCGACATAGTGAGCTTAATGCCAAAATATATGTAGCATTTTCACAAAAGCAAAAAATATCGTTTGAAGAAACAATAGATGGTAAATATTTTCAAATTTTTATCTACCCCTTTGCTGAACCCGCCACAGGTATCCTGCTACTCATGCACGATGTAACCGAGCAAAAGCGCATTCAGCAACTCAAGTCAGATCTTGTGGGGAATTTATCGCATGAATTAAAAACGCCAATCAGCATCATCCGTGGATACTTAGAAACCATTAAAGACAACATTTGCGATCAAAAAACAGCAGAGCAATTCATTGAAAATGCACTCATAAATGTTGAACGCCAAAATGCAATTATCAACGACATGCTCAAACTCAACCAATTGGAGACTTCATCTTTCATTACCAATGAATCCATTGACCTTAAAAAAATCATTACACAGTGTGTAGAGTTGCTATCACCAAAAATTCAAAAAAAGAATCTGGCGATAGTAATAGATATACAGTCATTGCCACAAAGCATTACTGGCAATGCATTCCTGGCTGAAGAAATTTTTTTCAATCTAATAGATAATGCCATTAACTATAATAATCAAGGTGGATCAATAACTATCACCGCACATAAAGAATCAAAATTACTGTCAATAAGTATTGCCGATACTGGCGTGGGCATCCCACCCGATGAAATACCAAGGATTTTTGAACGTTTTTACCGTGTTGACAAAAGCCGCTCACGCGAGACTGGTGGTACCGGTTTAGGATTATCCATTGTAAAACATGCAGCGCTTATTTTAGGATGGACAGTGGAAGCTACATCATCATCCAGCGGTTCAACATTCACAATTATTATACCATCAGCGTAA
- a CDS encoding toxin, protein MKTFNWNEEKNKLLKNERGICFEDIIHCIQNGKLLSIVEHKNPDKYPDQKIYVIEFNSYVYLVPFIETEKEIFLKTIIPSRKATKLYLGGRR, encoded by the coding sequence ATGAAAACTTTTAACTGGAATGAGGAAAAGAATAAACTTTTGAAAAATGAGCGTGGTATTTGTTTTGAGGATATAATACATTGTATACAAAATGGTAAATTATTATCAATCGTTGAACACAAAAATCCTGACAAATATCCAGATCAGAAAATATATGTTATTGAGTTTAATAGTTATGTTTATTTAGTCCCTTTTATTGAAACTGAAAAGGAAATTTTCCTTAAAACTATTATCCCAAGCAGAAAGGCAACAAAGCTTTATTTAGGAGGTAGAAGATGA
- the pstA gene encoding phosphate ABC transporter permease PstA has translation MASLQVKAKAIEKTSFIIITALSYTIIAFLLFVLGYIFLQGYRALSLEFLTAFPKNEMREGGIFPAILGTLYLMIGSSVISVPIGVMTAIYLTEYVENSKVLQFIRLGINNLAGVPSVVFGLFGLSVFVIFLDFGSSIIAGSLTLGILNLPLVIRSTEEALLTVPTSYREASLSLGATKWQTIYKIVLPTALPGILTGVMLSLGRAAGETAPIMFTCATFYTPHIPDSLFSEVMALPYHIYVLATAGTHIEATRHIQYGTAIVLIALVLGLNFAGMVLRYKYRKKFKQ, from the coding sequence ATGGCATCATTACAGGTAAAAGCAAAAGCAATTGAAAAAACCTCTTTTATTATCATCACTGCATTGTCATATACCATCATTGCATTTTTATTGTTTGTGTTAGGATATATATTTTTACAGGGTTACCGCGCATTGAGCCTGGAATTTTTAACTGCATTTCCCAAAAACGAAATGCGTGAAGGGGGGATATTCCCTGCAATTCTTGGCACACTGTATCTTATGATTGGTTCATCGGTCATATCAGTGCCCATTGGGGTAATGACGGCAATCTATTTAACCGAGTATGTGGAAAATAGTAAGGTGCTGCAATTTATTCGTCTGGGTATCAATAATCTTGCTGGAGTCCCTTCGGTAGTGTTTGGACTTTTTGGCTTAAGTGTGTTTGTTATATTCTTGGATTTTGGTTCATCTATCATTGCAGGTTCACTTACATTAGGTATACTTAATCTCCCGCTGGTCATACGCTCAACCGAAGAAGCGCTTCTTACAGTCCCTACTTCGTATCGTGAAGCATCACTTTCACTTGGTGCAACAAAATGGCAAACCATTTATAAGATAGTTCTGCCTACTGCATTGCCGGGCATATTGACTGGTGTTATGCTATCACTGGGAAGAGCAGCAGGGGAAACAGCTCCAATAATGTTCACCTGTGCCACATTTTATACACCGCATATCCCTGATTCACTGTTTAGCGAGGTTATGGCACTTCCTTATCATATCTATGTGCTTGCAACAGCAGGCACTCATATTGAGGCAACGCGCCATATCCAATATGGTACGGCCATTGTGCTTATTGCACTGGTACTGGGATTGAATTTTGCCGGCATGGTTTTGCGGTATAAATACAGGAAAAAATTTAAACAATAA
- the pstC gene encoding phosphate ABC transporter permease subunit PstC yields MLKQTLQSALNIHNVSDRMVKYIFAVVGFLSVSFLFLIMIFLFKEGLPVFKVVSVKDFLFGTSWYPTSQPPKFGTLPLIVASLSVTFIGTIIAVPFSLGIAIYLSELAPAFVREIVKPAIELIASIPSVIIGFFGMVVVAPFLQDHFDIDTGLNLFNASIMLAFMAIPTIASISEDALSSVPVSLKEASYALGANRWQTIVHITMPAALSGIWTAIILGVARVLGETMVVLMVAGGATTFPTSLFDPVRPLTANIAAEMAEASYRSDHYYALFAIGIILFLLTMLFNVIANYLSMKYKFKYH; encoded by the coding sequence ATGCTAAAACAAACATTACAATCTGCACTTAATATTCACAACGTAAGCGACAGGATGGTAAAGTATATTTTTGCTGTTGTTGGCTTTCTTTCAGTTTCATTTTTATTTTTAATAATGATTTTTCTTTTTAAAGAAGGCTTACCGGTTTTCAAGGTTGTCAGTGTAAAAGACTTCCTTTTTGGAACAAGTTGGTATCCAACATCACAGCCGCCTAAATTTGGGACGCTGCCACTTATAGTAGCCTCTTTATCTGTTACGTTTATTGGAACAATTATTGCTGTACCATTCAGTTTGGGAATTGCAATTTATCTGTCCGAATTAGCCCCAGCGTTTGTGCGTGAAATTGTAAAACCGGCAATTGAGCTTATTGCATCCATCCCATCGGTTATTATTGGATTTTTTGGCATGGTAGTCGTTGCACCATTTTTACAAGACCACTTTGATATAGACACTGGCCTCAACCTTTTCAATGCATCAATCATGTTAGCTTTTATGGCAATACCAACCATTGCCAGCATATCCGAAGATGCATTGTCTTCGGTGCCGGTATCGCTGAAAGAAGCATCGTATGCACTGGGAGCAAACCGCTGGCAGACGATTGTCCACATTACCATGCCGGCAGCCCTTTCTGGTATATGGACGGCTATCATTTTAGGGGTTGCGCGCGTCCTTGGCGAAACCATGGTGGTGCTGATGGTTGCTGGTGGTGCAACAACATTTCCTACATCGCTGTTTGATCCTGTGAGGCCACTGACAGCCAACATTGCAGCCGAGATGGCCGAAGCATCATACCGCAGTGACCATTATTATGCACTATTTGCCATAGGCATCATTCTATTCCTACTGACCATGCTTTTTAATGTTATTGCTAACTATCTGTCAATGAAATATAAATTTAAGTATCATTAA
- a CDS encoding sugar kinase: MDNTILFDNSKYFTGWGEVLLRLSPPDTQQLMHTNIFHSYFGGAEANCAVLLSQLGIKTQLMTVLPDNELGKAALRYFRGFGINMDYVMFKNDSRLGLYFFEKGVGLRPPRLIYDRAHSAFASLQKDSINWDHVLHSCGWFHTTGITLSLSHILYEETVKACYAVKQNNGIVSCDVNYRSTLWKDINHAQAVMHEFVKKVDVLIGNEDHIKKLLLKENITSYNDIIDYLFTQYPNLKLILITHRFTTNASETDIGALASSRHTATELKVRKVMHVVDRVGAGDAMAAAFIYSFMKSNSLDYCVDFALAAGALAHTIDGDSFIINETDIVTVLENKSWQLIR; the protein is encoded by the coding sequence ATGGATAATACCATTTTATTCGATAATTCAAAATATTTTACCGGTTGGGGTGAGGTACTTTTGCGTTTATCACCACCTGATACTCAGCAATTAATGCATACAAATATATTTCATTCATATTTTGGTGGTGCTGAAGCTAACTGCGCAGTGTTACTATCGCAACTGGGTATAAAGACACAATTGATGACGGTATTGCCTGATAATGAATTAGGAAAAGCTGCATTGCGGTATTTCAGGGGTTTTGGCATTAATATGGATTATGTGATGTTTAAAAACGATTCACGATTGGGTCTGTACTTTTTTGAAAAAGGTGTTGGTTTGCGACCACCACGATTAATCTATGATAGAGCTCACAGTGCTTTTGCATCATTGCAAAAAGACTCTATTAACTGGGATCATGTGTTACATAGTTGCGGATGGTTCCATACTACGGGAATAACACTTTCACTATCGCACATTCTCTATGAAGAAACGGTAAAAGCCTGTTATGCGGTAAAACAAAATAATGGCATTGTATCATGTGATGTTAACTATCGTTCAACGTTATGGAAAGATATAAACCATGCTCAAGCAGTAATGCATGAGTTTGTCAAAAAAGTAGATGTATTGATTGGAAATGAAGACCATATCAAAAAACTTTTATTGAAGGAAAATATCACAAGCTATAATGATATCATCGACTATCTTTTTACACAGTATCCAAACCTAAAACTTATACTGATTACCCATAGATTTACCACAAACGCATCTGAAACTGATATAGGAGCTTTAGCATCATCACGACACACTGCTACAGAATTAAAAGTTAGAAAAGTGATGCATGTTGTTGACCGTGTGGGTGCAGGAGATGCGATGGCTGCAGCTTTCATATATTCTTTTATGAAAAGTAATTCCTTAGATTACTGTGTGGATTTTGCACTGGCAGCAGGAGCCTTAGCGCATACCATAGATGGAGATAGTTTTATTATTAACGAAACTGATATTGTCACAGTTTTAGAAAATAAAAGCTGGCAATTAATCAGATAA